One window of Chamaesiphon minutus PCC 6605 genomic DNA carries:
- a CDS encoding NAD+ synthase → MKIALAQLNPTIGDLKNNAQQILKTAQQVATQGVNLLLTPELSLCGYPPRDLLLNANFIAEMERELQQLAHDLPPDLYVSIGLATANPDAITTGSKPLFNSIAILAAGKVQHIFHKRLLPTYDVFDENRYFAPGSEANYFILDGIKIGVTVCEDLWNDEDFWGKRTYLVNPIAELAKLDIDLSINLSASPYSVGKQKIRSAMLKHAAVKYDRAVLYVNQIGANDDLIFDGCSLGFDRSGELVCQGKSFNRDLIIVEFDKSKQDLKTAKIQPQPDCTDAEIWQALVLGVRDYIHKCGFQKAILGLSGGIDSALVAAIAAEALGADNVLGVLMPSTYSSSHSVTDALALAANLGIKTETIPIGDLMQGFDRTLESQFKGTEFGLAEENIQSRIRGTLLMSMSNKFGYLLLSTGNKSEMAVGYCTLYGDMNGGLAVIADVPKMRVFSICKWLNREREIIPINIITKPPSAELKPGQVDQDSLPPYEILDAILDAIVCEHQSAQQIIDRGYDSQVVTKIIRLVKIAEFKRRQAPPGLKITDRAFGTGWRMPIASK, encoded by the coding sequence ATGAAAATAGCCCTAGCCCAACTCAATCCTACCATTGGTGACTTAAAAAATAACGCCCAACAGATTTTAAAAACTGCCCAGCAAGTAGCTACCCAAGGCGTAAATCTTTTACTCACCCCCGAACTATCGCTGTGTGGTTATCCACCTAGAGATTTATTACTAAATGCTAATTTCATTGCCGAAATGGAGCGAGAATTGCAACAACTCGCCCACGATTTGCCGCCAGATTTATATGTATCGATCGGACTAGCTACCGCCAATCCCGATGCTATTACAACAGGTAGCAAACCCCTATTTAATAGCATTGCAATCTTAGCTGCTGGTAAAGTCCAACATATCTTCCACAAGCGACTGTTACCGACTTATGATGTCTTTGATGAAAATCGTTATTTCGCGCCTGGTAGTGAGGCAAATTACTTCATTCTAGATGGAATTAAGATTGGCGTAACAGTTTGTGAAGACCTGTGGAATGATGAAGATTTTTGGGGCAAACGTACTTATTTAGTCAACCCGATCGCGGAATTAGCAAAACTTGATATCGATCTATCGATCAATCTATCGGCATCACCATATAGTGTCGGCAAACAGAAAATTCGATCGGCAATGCTCAAACATGCAGCGGTTAAATACGATCGAGCGGTATTATATGTCAATCAAATTGGTGCAAATGACGATCTGATCTTTGACGGTTGTAGCTTGGGATTCGATCGATCGGGCGAATTAGTCTGTCAGGGTAAATCATTCAATCGAGACTTAATTATCGTTGAATTCGATAAATCTAAACAAGATTTAAAAACAGCTAAAATTCAACCCCAACCAGATTGTACTGATGCTGAAATTTGGCAAGCATTAGTATTAGGCGTTCGCGACTATATTCACAAATGTGGTTTTCAAAAAGCGATTTTGGGATTGAGCGGCGGTATCGATTCGGCACTAGTCGCTGCAATTGCTGCTGAAGCTCTAGGAGCCGATAATGTCTTAGGCGTGCTGATGCCTTCAACTTATAGCTCGTCACACTCAGTCACCGATGCACTTGCCTTGGCGGCTAATTTAGGCATTAAGACGGAGACTATCCCCATCGGCGACTTAATGCAGGGATTCGATCGAACTTTAGAATCACAATTTAAAGGGACAGAATTTGGACTCGCCGAAGAGAATATCCAGTCGCGAATTCGCGGCACATTACTAATGTCCATGTCCAATAAGTTTGGATATTTACTACTTTCAACTGGTAATAAATCCGAGATGGCTGTCGGTTATTGTACGCTTTATGGCGATATGAATGGTGGTTTAGCCGTTATCGCCGACGTACCCAAGATGCGGGTATTTTCGATCTGTAAATGGTTGAATCGAGAGCGAGAAATCATCCCGATTAATATTATTACTAAACCCCCCAGTGCCGAACTCAAACCAGGACAAGTAGACCAAGATTCACTACCACCTTATGAAATCTTAGATGCTATTTTAGACGCGATCGTCTGCGAACATCAATCGGCGCAACAAATTATCGATCGTGGTTACGATTCGCAAGTAGTCACTAAAATAATTAGGCTGGTAAAAATTGCCGAATTCAAACGCCGTCAAGCTCCTCCAGGATTGAAAATAACCGATCGAGCCTTCGGTACTGGCTGGCGAATGCCGATCGCTTCTAAGTAA
- the cobI gene encoding precorrin-2 C(20)-methyltransferase — MVAIQTGRLYGIGVGPGDPELLTLKAYRLLQAAPVVAYQAASDRESIARSIVAPYLKGDQIEVCFNFPRALDPEAASELYSDAIKPIEAHLGAGRDVVVLCAGDPLFYGSFMYLFTRLAARFITEIVPGISSPMAAAAAIGTPLCYQNDVFSVLAATLSAADLKAQLINADAVAIIKLRRHFDKVRQVLIELDLLDRAKYIERATAKDQRIVSIEDVDSRNVPYFSLIVVPSKTQF, encoded by the coding sequence ATGGTTGCAATTCAGACAGGGAGATTATATGGGATTGGGGTCGGCCCTGGCGACCCAGAGTTATTGACGCTCAAAGCATATCGACTATTACAAGCGGCTCCAGTCGTTGCCTATCAAGCTGCAAGCGATCGTGAAAGCATCGCCCGTTCGATCGTCGCACCTTATCTCAAAGGCGACCAAATCGAGGTATGTTTTAATTTCCCCCGCGCCCTCGATCCCGAAGCTGCTTCGGAATTGTATAGCGATGCAATCAAACCGATCGAGGCACATTTAGGCGCGGGACGAGATGTGGTAGTTTTGTGCGCGGGCGATCCGTTATTTTACGGTTCATTTATGTATTTATTTACCCGTTTAGCCGCTCGGTTTATTACTGAAATCGTACCTGGTATTTCTTCACCCATGGCAGCCGCAGCGGCGATCGGCACCCCCTTATGCTATCAAAATGATGTTTTTAGCGTCCTCGCGGCAACGTTGTCAGCAGCAGATTTAAAAGCCCAATTAATTAATGCCGATGCGGTAGCAATTATCAAACTCCGCCGCCATTTCGATAAAGTTCGTCAGGTATTAATCGAACTAGATTTGTTAGATCGCGCCAAATATATCGAACGCGCGACAGCCAAAGATCAACGCATTGTCTCGATCGAAGATGTCGATTCTCGCAACGTTCCCTATTTTTCACTAATTGTCGTCCCCAGCAAAACCCAATTCTAA
- the glp gene encoding gephyrin-like molybdotransferase Glp translates to MLPVSQAEQIILDLVQPVSAIESLDLALATGRILANEIVSRLDFPHWDNSAMDGYAVKFADVRSSTPKHPITLEVVEEIPAGYQPQREIQSGEAARIFTGAIVPAGADTIVMQEHTQRVQKNFVKIQIAPTARSFVRQRGEYACIGDPLLAAGTVLNPPEIAILAATGCSQVEVYRRPRVAILSTGDELVTPHDTLKPGQIVDSNQYALAAFVTQAGGIPICMGIIPDDRAKLTAAMSEAIASADFVLSTGGVSVGDYDYVEAILAELGGDIQVRAVAIKPGKPLTVAKFKSEARTVVYFGLPGNPVSALVSCWRFVKLAIAKFSGLPESKYQPTWLEAITTQELTADGKRETYLWGQLELINGRYEFSLAGGTQSSANLINLAGTNALAVVPIDIYSIEAGATVQILVL, encoded by the coding sequence ATGCTACCCGTCTCCCAAGCCGAACAGATTATTCTCGATTTAGTCCAACCCGTAAGTGCGATAGAATCGCTCGATCTTGCGCTCGCCACCGGACGAATTTTAGCAAATGAGATCGTCAGTCGGTTGGACTTTCCTCATTGGGATAATTCGGCAATGGATGGTTATGCGGTAAAGTTTGCCGATGTGCGATCGAGTACGCCCAAGCATCCGATTACCCTAGAAGTCGTCGAAGAAATTCCGGCTGGGTACCAGCCCCAACGCGAGATTCAATCGGGAGAAGCCGCACGGATCTTTACAGGTGCGATCGTCCCTGCGGGTGCCGATACCATTGTGATGCAAGAGCATACCCAGCGCGTGCAGAAAAACTTTGTCAAAATTCAGATCGCGCCAACTGCACGCTCGTTCGTGCGTCAGCGGGGAGAATACGCCTGCATTGGCGATCCGCTCTTGGCGGCAGGTACAGTGTTAAATCCGCCCGAAATTGCGATTTTGGCGGCGACGGGGTGCAGTCAAGTCGAGGTTTACCGTCGTCCGCGCGTGGCGATTCTCTCTACTGGCGATGAATTGGTGACGCCTCACGACACCCTCAAACCGGGACAAATTGTCGATTCCAATCAGTACGCGCTAGCCGCCTTCGTTACTCAAGCTGGTGGCATTCCGATCTGTATGGGAATTATCCCCGACGATCGCGCAAAATTGACTGCGGCAATGTCTGAAGCGATCGCTTCGGCAGATTTCGTACTTTCGACTGGCGGTGTCTCTGTGGGCGATTATGACTATGTAGAGGCGATCTTAGCCGAGTTGGGCGGAGATATTCAGGTGCGGGCGGTAGCGATTAAACCGGGTAAACCTTTGACGGTGGCTAAATTTAAGAGTGAAGCTCGCACGGTAGTTTATTTTGGATTGCCAGGGAATCCTGTTTCCGCGCTAGTCAGTTGTTGGCGATTTGTCAAACTAGCGATCGCTAAATTTTCGGGCTTACCTGAGTCTAAATACCAACCCACCTGGCTCGAAGCTATAACTACTCAAGAGTTGACTGCTGACGGCAAGCGCGAAACCTATCTGTGGGGGCAATTGGAGCTAATTAACGGACGATATGAGTTTAGTCTAGCAGGTGGTACTCAGAGTTCGGCAAATTTAATTAATCTTGCAGGTACGAATGCGCTCGCCGTGGTGCCGATCGATATATATTCGATCGAGGCTGGAGCGACAGTACAGATCTTAGTACTTTAG
- the cobG gene encoding precorrin-3B synthase, translating into MSAIEPFSLTETSPRICPDIYHPAIARDGLLTRLRIPGGVLTQLQCVTIAELLETIGLEYVQVTNRANLQLRSLDRDLEPDLLTKLTECGLAASNTAVDGIRNIMLSPTAGIDAQESIDVRPLADAWLEYLDLHPELGILSNKFSVGFDGGGSVGIIDRPNDLTLLAVAENEFSLHLGIGERGSAPLPVGVNLTTDECLPMLAAIAQSYRQGIEIIGGDVRRKPRLRDVIRHYGSIEFGELVRREFTGSSHFIFKNRPPEHDISLVNSDLHLGVHRQRQTDRYYLGVVLLLGRWTRSQVSGLGAIAARYGSGSIRLTPWQNAIVPDVRERDLQTVQGLISDLGLVQTATHPSSLLRACAGTTGCQYSATDTQADAIALAEYLEANVTLDRPLNIHFSGCDKSCAQHDRADITLWGETESPERRGSYRLEIGEVAAKFGRESSDFLPPERVPISVVKLIEAYHDCRLNAQESFQAFANRQ; encoded by the coding sequence TTGTCTGCTATCGAACCGTTCTCTTTGACAGAGACAAGCCCTAGAATTTGTCCAGATATTTATCATCCAGCGATCGCTCGTGATGGATTGTTGACGCGCCTGCGGATTCCCGGTGGGGTATTAACCCAATTGCAGTGTGTGACGATCGCCGAGTTATTAGAAACGATCGGGTTAGAATACGTCCAAGTTACCAATCGCGCGAACCTGCAACTGAGATCGCTCGATCGGGATTTAGAGCCAGATTTATTAACTAAATTAACCGAGTGCGGTTTGGCGGCGAGTAATACGGCTGTTGATGGCATTCGGAATATCATGCTGAGTCCAACGGCTGGCATTGACGCGCAGGAATCGATTGATGTGCGTCCGCTGGCTGATGCTTGGCTCGAATACTTAGATCTTCACCCCGAACTAGGGATATTATCGAATAAATTTAGCGTAGGTTTCGATGGTGGCGGCAGTGTCGGCATTATCGATCGACCCAACGATCTTACGCTATTGGCAGTTGCCGAGAATGAATTTAGTCTGCATTTGGGTATCGGCGAACGTGGCTCGGCACCATTACCAGTTGGGGTAAATTTAACCACAGATGAATGCTTGCCAATGTTAGCTGCGATCGCGCAGAGTTATCGCCAGGGAATTGAGATAATCGGCGGTGATGTCCGTCGTAAGCCCAGGCTCAGGGATGTCATTCGTCACTATGGTTCGATCGAGTTTGGCGAATTAGTGCGACGAGAATTTACGGGTTCTAGCCATTTTATTTTTAAAAACCGCCCACCGGAGCACGATATCTCGCTGGTAAATAGCGATCTTCATTTAGGCGTACATCGGCAACGTCAAACAGATCGATATTATCTCGGTGTAGTTTTACTATTGGGGCGATGGACTAGATCGCAAGTTAGCGGTTTAGGAGCGATCGCGGCACGGTATGGGAGTGGTAGTATTCGCCTCACGCCTTGGCAAAATGCGATCGTTCCCGATGTTCGAGAGCGAGATCTTCAGACAGTACAAGGATTAATTAGCGATTTAGGTTTGGTGCAAACAGCCACTCATCCTAGCAGTTTATTAAGAGCATGTGCGGGTACGACTGGTTGCCAGTATAGTGCCACAGACACTCAAGCCGATGCGATCGCGCTAGCCGAGTATTTAGAAGCTAATGTTACACTCGATCGACCCCTGAACATTCATTTCAGCGGTTGTGATAAATCTTGCGCTCAACACGATCGCGCGGACATTACCCTCTGGGGAGAGACAGAATCCCCGGAACGGCGCGGAAGCTATCGACTAGAAATCGGTGAGGTTGCAGCTAAATTTGGACGAGAATCGAGCGATTTTTTACCCCCCGAACGAGTCCCGATCTCGGTTGTCAAATTAATCGAGGCTTACCACGATTGCCGATTAAATGCCCAAGAATCGTTTCAAGCATTTGCCAATCGTCAATAA
- a CDS encoding NUDIX hydrolase — MTPVTERNSNKQTLADFKVGVDNAIFSIDTQQNRLLILLVMRHEEPYLGYWCLPGTLVRNGETLEIAADRILAEKIKVDNLYLEQLYTFGGPGRDPREAADRYDVRYLSVSYFALVRYEAAELIATGVGGIAWYPIDKLPDLAFDHRQIIEYGHQRLRNKLEYSPIAFDVLPELFTLSDIYQLYTTVLGENFSDYSNFRNRLIKLKFLEDTGIKSSRGSGRPASLYRFDPVAFAPLKDKPLLFV, encoded by the coding sequence ATGACTCCCGTGACAGAGCGAAACTCAAATAAACAGACACTTGCTGATTTTAAAGTCGGTGTAGATAATGCCATTTTCTCGATCGATACTCAACAAAATCGCTTGTTAATTTTATTAGTCATGCGCCATGAAGAACCCTATTTAGGCTATTGGTGCTTGCCAGGTACGCTAGTAAGAAATGGCGAAACCTTAGAAATTGCTGCCGATCGAATCTTAGCCGAAAAAATCAAAGTTGATAACTTATATCTCGAACAATTATACACCTTTGGCGGCCCCGGACGCGACCCGCGTGAAGCAGCCGATCGTTATGATGTGCGATATTTATCTGTCAGTTATTTTGCCTTAGTTAGATACGAAGCCGCCGAACTAATCGCCACAGGCGTCGGGGGAATTGCTTGGTATCCGATCGATAAATTACCCGATCTTGCCTTCGATCATCGCCAAATTATCGAATACGGACATCAACGATTGAGAAATAAGTTAGAGTATAGTCCGATCGCATTTGATGTATTACCAGAATTATTCACACTCAGCGATATTTATCAATTATATACCACAGTTCTGGGCGAAAATTTCTCCGATTATTCTAACTTCCGCAATCGGTTGATCAAGCTAAAATTTCTCGAAGATACAGGTATTAAATCCTCTCGCGGTAGCGGTCGTCCCGCTAGTTTATATCGCTTCGATCCGGTTGCATTTGCACCGTTAAAAGATAAACCGTTATTGTTTGTATAG
- a CDS encoding mannose-1-phosphate guanyltransferase, with the protein MRAVLMAGGSGTRLRPLTCELPKPMVPAIDRPIAEHIINLLKRHHINEIIITLHYLPEVIQNYFGDGSDFGVKIHYAIEAERALGTAGCVKNVEEILGGTFLVISGDSLTDIDLTSAIEFHRKKGAKATIILTQIPYPVDFGVVIIDEEQRIRRFLEKPSASEVFSDAVNTGIYILEPEVLDYLHPDTEADFSQDLFPQLLAHDIAMYGYVATGYWCDIGQLDTYREAQYDALRGKVKLDWPFPETSPGIWIGANTYIDPTAQIEAPAVIGANCKIGARVKISAETIVGDNVAIGRGANLKRPIVGNGSIIGEDAQLRACVLARGVRVGRGAQVLEGAVLGALSNVGEEAQINPNVRVWPNKEIEPLAVLNLNLIWGQIAHRNLFAQRGVQGLANIDITPEFAVKLGAAYGSTLKPGTQVTVSRDQRNVSRMVSRSLIAGLMSVGINVQDLEATAIPVARKIIYSLRQRQDEVTVVGGIHVRLHPDRMDSILIEFFDDRGINISTIQEKKIESAYFKEDLRRARIPEIGDVNRFSQGMEIYKSAFQKQLNIDAIRHASTKVVVDYVYAVSGAILPLLLSKFGCDAVVLNASLNQMSLTANEREALLNQLGHVVVALKGSFGVQVSAHGEQLILVDEEGVPIRGDMLTALMVQIVLTAYPGGTVVVPVQVSSAIEQIVRRHGGKVKRTKASPTALMEACQQLPNVVLGGSGEMGFIFPEFHPGFDAMFCIAKLIEMLTRQDRSLSSIRAELPRVFYRSHSIRCPWTAKGGLMRHILETHQPEYLDTEDGVKIVNYQDDRWILILPDAGEPLVHIYVNGNDRNWVDETMREYRQQVQDFIEQYRQTSD; encoded by the coding sequence CTGCGCGCAGTATTGATGGCTGGAGGTTCGGGGACGCGGTTGCGACCTTTGACCTGCGAACTACCCAAGCCGATGGTACCAGCGATCGATCGACCGATCGCCGAGCATATAATTAATTTGCTCAAACGCCATCACATTAACGAAATTATTATTACCTTGCATTATCTGCCGGAGGTAATTCAGAATTATTTTGGCGATGGTAGCGATTTTGGGGTCAAGATCCACTATGCGATCGAAGCAGAACGCGCATTGGGGACGGCTGGCTGCGTCAAGAATGTGGAAGAAATTCTAGGCGGGACATTTCTGGTTATTAGTGGCGATAGTCTCACCGATATCGATCTGACAAGTGCGATCGAATTTCACCGCAAAAAAGGTGCCAAAGCGACGATTATTCTCACGCAAATTCCTTATCCAGTCGATTTTGGGGTAGTAATTATTGACGAAGAGCAGCGGATTCGTCGCTTTTTAGAAAAGCCGTCGGCGAGTGAAGTCTTTTCGGATGCCGTGAATACGGGTATTTATATCCTCGAACCCGAAGTGCTCGACTATCTCCATCCCGATACCGAAGCTGACTTTTCGCAAGATTTATTTCCACAACTGTTGGCTCATGATATAGCCATGTATGGATATGTCGCCACAGGATACTGGTGCGATATCGGTCAACTCGATACCTATCGCGAGGCGCAATACGACGCCTTGCGGGGCAAAGTCAAGCTCGATTGGCCGTTTCCCGAAACCAGTCCAGGGATTTGGATCGGGGCGAATACTTATATCGATCCGACCGCTCAAATCGAGGCTCCAGCAGTCATTGGAGCCAATTGCAAAATCGGCGCGCGGGTGAAAATTTCTGCCGAGACGATCGTCGGCGATAATGTAGCGATCGGGCGTGGTGCCAATCTCAAACGTCCGATCGTCGGGAATGGCTCCATCATCGGCGAGGATGCCCAGCTTCGGGCTTGCGTGCTGGCGCGAGGGGTCAGAGTCGGTCGCGGTGCCCAAGTCCTAGAAGGGGCAGTTTTGGGCGCACTATCCAATGTAGGAGAAGAAGCACAAATCAACCCGAATGTGAGAGTATGGCCGAATAAAGAAATCGAACCTTTAGCTGTGCTCAATCTCAATCTGATCTGGGGTCAAATCGCCCATCGGAACCTCTTCGCCCAACGGGGCGTTCAGGGATTGGCTAATATCGATATTACGCCAGAATTTGCTGTCAAGTTAGGTGCTGCTTATGGCTCTACGCTCAAACCCGGAACGCAGGTAACCGTCTCTCGCGATCAACGCAATGTCTCGCGGATGGTATCGCGATCGCTAATTGCCGGATTGATGTCTGTCGGCATTAACGTTCAAGATCTCGAAGCTACCGCCATCCCCGTCGCGCGGAAGATTATCTATTCTTTACGCCAACGCCAAGATGAAGTTACCGTAGTTGGTGGGATTCACGTCCGGCTACATCCCGATCGGATGGATTCGATCTTAATCGAATTCTTTGACGATCGCGGCATCAATATTTCTACCATTCAAGAGAAAAAAATCGAATCGGCTTATTTTAAAGAAGATCTCCGCCGCGCCCGAATTCCCGAAATCGGCGACGTCAATCGCTTTTCGCAAGGGATGGAAATCTATAAATCCGCCTTCCAAAAACAACTCAATATCGATGCCATCCGTCATGCGAGTACCAAAGTAGTCGTCGATTACGTCTATGCCGTTTCCGGTGCGATTCTCCCCCTGCTCTTATCCAAATTTGGCTGCGATGCGGTAGTACTCAACGCCAGCCTCAACCAGATGTCCCTCACCGCCAACGAGCGCGAAGCACTCTTAAACCAGCTCGGACATGTCGTCGTCGCCCTCAAAGGCTCCTTCGGCGTCCAAGTCTCCGCACATGGCGAACAACTGATCCTCGTGGACGAGGAAGGCGTGCCAATTCGCGGCGACATGTTAACAGCCCTAATGGTCCAAATCGTCCTCACAGCCTATCCTGGCGGTACTGTCGTCGTCCCCGTCCAAGTATCTAGCGCGATCGAACAAATCGTCCGCCGTCATGGGGGCAAAGTCAAGCGTACCAAAGCCAGTCCCACTGCCCTGATGGAAGCCTGTCAACAGTTGCCAAATGTCGTTCTCGGTGGGAGCGGCGAAATGGGCTTTATCTTCCCCGAATTTCATCCCGGCTTCGATGCGATGTTCTGTATCGCCAAACTGATCGAAATGCTCACCCGCCAAGATCGATCTTTGAGTAGTATTCGCGCCGAATTGCCTCGTGTCTTCTATCGCAGTCACTCGATTCGCTGTCCCTGGACGGCTAAAGGCGGCTTAATGCGGCACATTCTCGAAACCCATCAACCCGAATATTTAGATACCGAAGATGGTGTCAAAATCGTGAACTATCAAGACGATCGCTGGATCTTAATTTTGCCTGATGCTGGCGAACCTTTGGTACATATTTATGTCAACGGAAACGATCGCAACTGGGTCGATGAAACCATGCGCGAATACCGTCAACAAGTTCAAGATTTTATCGAACAATATCGCCAGACTAGCGATTAG
- a CDS encoding precorrin-8X methylmutase: protein MPSKTTIPAPLNYIRDGAEIYRQSFATIRSEAQLDTLPADFNSVAVRLIHACGMIDIVDDLDYSIDAVRVGRKALAEGAPILCDARMVADGVTRKRLPVENRVICTLPDPQVPAIAAQLENTRSAAALELWLPDLAGSVVAIGNAPTALFRLLEMLDEGAPKPALILGFPVGFVGAVESKAALAADSRGIPFLTIHGRRGGSAMAAAAVNALATEQE, encoded by the coding sequence ATGCCATCTAAAACCACTATTCCCGCTCCCTTAAATTACATCCGCGATGGGGCAGAAATTTATCGTCAATCCTTTGCTACGATTCGATCGGAAGCTCAACTAGATACATTACCCGCCGATTTTAATAGTGTCGCGGTGCGACTGATCCATGCGTGTGGGATGATTGACATAGTTGACGATCTGGATTATTCGATCGACGCCGTGCGCGTTGGGCGGAAGGCACTGGCTGAGGGGGCACCAATTTTGTGCGATGCGCGGATGGTAGCCGATGGCGTGACGCGCAAACGCCTACCTGTAGAAAATCGCGTGATTTGCACCCTCCCCGATCCGCAAGTCCCAGCAATAGCCGCTCAATTAGAGAATACGCGATCGGCTGCGGCTCTAGAGCTATGGTTGCCAGATTTAGCTGGCTCCGTAGTCGCCATTGGTAATGCGCCGACGGCTCTATTTCGACTTTTAGAAATGCTCGACGAGGGAGCACCCAAACCCGCATTGATTCTCGGATTCCCCGTCGGATTTGTCGGAGCTGTCGAATCCAAAGCTGCTTTAGCAGCAGACAGTCGGGGGATACCGTTTCTGACAATTCACGGACGACGCGGGGGTAGTGCGATGGCTGCTGCTGCTGTCAATGCCTTAGCCACGGAGCAGGAATAA
- a CDS encoding nicotinate-nucleotide adenylyltransferase, with translation MKVALFGTSADPPTIAHQDIIRWLALQQFDRVAIWAADNPFKAHGATLEQRSQMLELLIKEIEPPLSQHVRVYRKLSSKRTIESLIIAQQIWVGAEFILTVGADLIPQLPRWYQASELLTQVKLLIVPRIGSNIEKNDLQKLVELGARIEIAPLATPIISSSTIRNNHTTQGVSTQVATYIQQHHLYSLIDDSRDRAKLK, from the coding sequence ATGAAAGTCGCCCTATTTGGAACTAGTGCCGATCCACCGACGATCGCACATCAAGATATCATTCGATGGTTGGCATTGCAACAATTCGATCGAGTTGCAATTTGGGCAGCAGATAATCCATTTAAAGCACATGGCGCGACTCTAGAACAGCGATCGCAGATGCTAGAGTTATTAATTAAAGAGATCGAGCCACCATTAAGCCAACACGTTCGAGTGTATCGCAAGTTAAGTAGCAAACGGACGATCGAAAGTCTGATTATCGCTCAACAGATTTGGGTAGGCGCGGAATTTATTTTGACAGTTGGTGCCGACTTAATTCCTCAATTACCACGGTGGTATCAAGCTAGCGAACTGCTAACTCAAGTCAAGCTCTTAATCGTACCCAGGATTGGGAGTAACATCGAAAAAAACGACCTGCAAAAACTCGTAGAACTAGGCGCGAGAATAGAAATTGCACCTTTAGCTACACCGATTATTTCCTCATCCACAATTCGCAATAACCATACTACCCAAGGCGTATCGACACAAGTAGCTACCTATATCCAGCAACATCACTTATATTCTCTAATCGATGACTCCCGTGACAGAGCGAAACTCAAATAA
- a CDS encoding T4 RnlA family RNA ligase produces MELQDYLRTNGLEQLVETYHINAVTHQQYPNLVCLKYSMMDSPMSQVVVRQSRGIIFDRANDWEIVAYPYDKFFNYGEGRAATIDWASARVYEKLDGSLMTLYFYDGKWQVASSGTPDGTGNLRGYDFNLAELFWRVWAELDYQLPTDTEHCYVFELVTQYNQIIVIPDRDRLVLHGARNIKNLAESEPQIWVDKYGWERVATYPLTNEREIKAAANLLNPIATEGYVVCDRHFNRVKVKSPQYVAIQHLMGGFCSLRLTKIIIANEGEEFLVYFPEWTDLYRQMKEIYQALIPEIEANWERYKDVPVQKDFALAIKDLPYPSILFALRGGKIKSVREALNDEPVHKIIEKILVADRSIKSQIKAILDTQ; encoded by the coding sequence GTGGAATTACAAGATTATTTACGAACTAACGGATTAGAACAACTTGTAGAAACCTATCATATTAATGCCGTAACTCACCAGCAATACCCAAATTTGGTGTGCTTAAAGTATTCGATGATGGACTCACCCATGAGTCAGGTAGTAGTCAGACAAAGTAGAGGCATTATCTTCGATCGAGCCAATGATTGGGAGATCGTCGCTTATCCTTATGATAAATTTTTTAATTACGGCGAAGGGCGAGCGGCGACGATCGATTGGGCGAGTGCGCGGGTATATGAAAAGCTCGATGGCTCGCTAATGACGTTATATTTTTACGATGGTAAATGGCAAGTCGCATCGAGCGGTACTCCCGATGGTACTGGCAATCTGCGCGGTTATGATTTCAACTTAGCAGAGTTATTTTGGCGAGTTTGGGCAGAACTAGATTATCAATTACCGACAGATACCGAGCATTGTTATGTGTTCGAGTTAGTGACTCAATACAATCAGATTATCGTCATTCCCGATCGCGATCGGCTAGTATTGCACGGTGCTAGAAATATCAAAAATCTTGCCGAATCCGAGCCGCAAATTTGGGTAGATAAATACGGTTGGGAAAGGGTGGCTACTTATCCCCTAACTAACGAACGCGAAATTAAAGCTGCTGCCAATCTCCTCAATCCGATCGCAACTGAAGGTTATGTGGTATGCGATCGCCATTTTAACCGCGTCAAAGTCAAATCACCTCAATACGTCGCGATCCAACATCTGATGGGTGGCTTTTGTTCGCTGAGATTGACCAAAATTATCATAGCTAACGAGGGCGAGGAATTCTTGGTTTACTTCCCAGAATGGACGGATTTATATCGCCAAATGAAGGAAATATATCAAGCCCTGATTCCCGAAATCGAAGCCAACTGGGAGCGATATAAAGATGTTCCCGTGCAAAAAGATTTTGCATTGGCTATTAAAGATTTGCCGTATCCGAGTATTCTGTTTGCCCTACGCGGCGGTAAAATCAAATCTGTCCGAGAAGCTCTCAACGATGAGCCAGTCCACAAAATCATCGAGAAAATTTTAGTTGCAGATCGATCGATTAAATCTCAAATTAAAGCCATTCTCGACACCCAATAA